Proteins encoded in a region of the Nitrospira sp. genome:
- a CDS encoding rubrerythrin family protein encodes MGKSLKGTKSHDNLKHAFAGESQANRRYLYFARRADIEGYPDVGGLFRDTSEAETGHAFGHLDFLKEVGDPATGVPMGNTDTNLKSAIEGETYEYTQMYPGMAKTARDEGFPELAEWFETLAKAERSHANRFQKGLDSLKG; translated from the coding sequence ATGGGAAAGAGCTTAAAAGGGACCAAAAGTCACGACAATCTGAAGCATGCGTTTGCAGGCGAATCACAGGCCAATCGTCGGTATCTGTATTTCGCTCGACGGGCCGATATTGAAGGCTATCCGGACGTCGGCGGGCTTTTTCGGGACACCTCGGAGGCTGAAACGGGCCATGCTTTCGGTCACCTGGACTTTTTGAAAGAGGTGGGAGATCCGGCCACCGGTGTGCCTATGGGGAACACTGACACCAATCTCAAGTCCGCCATCGAGGGCGAAACATACGAATATACTCAAATGTATCCCGGGATGGCGAAGACCGCGAGAGACGAAGGATTTCCTGAGTTGGCAGAATGGTTTGAAACCTTGGCGAAAGCCGAGCGGTCCCATGCCAATCGGTTTCAGAAGGGATTGGATAGTCTGAAGGGCTAA
- a CDS encoding MarR family winged helix-turn-helix transcriptional regulator, whose amino-acid sequence MTALLKIDQDSLPDRLVTGLSKIGLAMKSRAWRRKGRPGIGPLQIQVLTFLRSRPNHSATVSTIARELSVKLPTASEVIRTLEHKRLVRRRRRELDNRVVTVHLTSLGAKAGHVENRWPEILASATENLSVQEQVALLTALVKLIRALQLQGEIPVARMCVSCEHFRPHAYPESDQPHHCGFYNVAFGDQAFRLDCPEYVEASTEEPRDNVDVYKAVSITQSA is encoded by the coding sequence ATGACAGCATTACTGAAGATCGACCAAGACTCGCTCCCTGATCGTTTAGTGACGGGGCTTTCAAAAATCGGTTTGGCGATGAAGAGCCGCGCATGGAGACGGAAGGGACGTCCAGGGATCGGTCCCCTGCAAATCCAAGTCCTCACGTTTCTCCGGTCTCGACCAAACCATTCGGCTACCGTCTCGACGATTGCCAGAGAACTTTCCGTTAAGCTGCCTACCGCCTCTGAAGTTATCCGGACGCTAGAGCATAAGCGTTTGGTTCGTCGCCGCCGTCGGGAACTCGACAATCGCGTCGTGACCGTTCATCTCACCTCGCTTGGAGCCAAGGCAGGTCACGTGGAAAACCGATGGCCTGAGATTCTTGCGTCCGCGACCGAAAACTTGTCGGTGCAAGAACAGGTCGCTCTGCTCACCGCGCTCGTGAAACTGATTCGTGCGCTTCAATTGCAAGGGGAAATCCCTGTTGCGCGTATGTGCGTCTCCTGCGAGCATTTCCGTCCCCATGCCTATCCGGAATCAGACCAACCGCATCACTGTGGATTCTACAATGTCGCCTTCGGAGATCAGGCATTCCGGCTCGATTGCCCGGAGTACGTGGAGGCTTCCACGGAAGAGCCACGCGATAATGTCGACGTGTACAAAGCTGTGAGTATCACCCAATCCGCCTAG